The genomic window ATTGGTCACTcgctgctcctgcaggagcttGGCTGAGTTCAGGGCAATGCGGCTTTTCAGCTCCTGGGGCTTGGCAGACACCTCGTGTTGATGGGCCATCATCTCCAAGGGCgcctctgtggtgacagtggtGGGGGCTTCTGTGGTGCAGTACTCCACAACCCCATCCTCCAGACTGTGGTAGGTTGTCTCTGCAGGAACTGAGAATAAAGGACAGAAAGGGAGTCAGGAGTAGCTGCGATACAGGATTTTTATCTACAGGACTATTCAGTGAATAGCACAAAAATATGGCCTGTTCAGTGAGATAACATACAATGGCCAGACATGCACAAAATGACCTATTTAAGTCTACTCCACCCTCAGTCGAGCTTCCTTCTGGGCAGTACAATCCAAAGGAATAGGGAATGCCTTATCTGTCTAGACAATATAATTTCTCAACCTCCAGTTTAGAACAATTTTTCCAAGCAGCATGAACTGACTGACATAACAGCAAAGACAAGATTCAGAATGGCCCCTCTCGGTAGAAGAGCTGCTCTTTACAACACTGCACACTGGGAAATCAGCCCTGGATatgtttttccctctgcttttgttCCCAGAGAGGGACTGAAGAATCTCCCAAGGTGCAAAGGATCCTTGACTCCTTTGTCCTTAAGGCTGAGTCCAGCTCTCAAAGCTGACTTTCAGTATGTGCCTGTCTTGCGGCCACTCCCCTGCAGCACAAGGGCAGACTGGGAGGAGCATTTCATTGCAGAGGTGTggggatttctttttgttgggGCTTTCTTTGCCCAAAGAACTTGTGGGCACCTGGAaatgctcaaggccaggctggatgcagcaacctggtctagtggaaggtgtctctgcccatggcagggggctggaactgggtgctctttaaggtcctttccaacccaaaccattctgtggttctttcCCCACACAAGGCTCGGGGTCTGCTCGAAGAGGGGTTTCAGGGCCTCTGTGTGACCCTCCAGTCCAGCCCAGAGCGTTCCAGCGGGCGCAGCACTCACTCTGGGTCAGGGTGACCGTGGTGGCCGACGCGGTGATGGGGATCTCGCTCCCGTCACCCGCGCCGCAGTCCCCGCTCGGCAGGCTGATGATGGTGGCCTCTCCCAGCAGGTTGCAGATGCGCTGCTGCATGGGGGTGAGGATCaccggggcggccgcggcgccCGCCGGGTCCTCGCCCTCGGGCCCGTTGCCGCCGCCGTTCTGGTTCTCGCCTCCTCCTTCCATGGCAGCCCGCACTTGGGCCACTTTGCGCCGCACCTCGGTCTTGAGGTCAGACCACTTCTTCTTGACCTCGGGCAGCTCGCGGTGGCAGGTGGCGACGGCGTTGACGCGGCGCAGGATGTCGTGCCAGGCGGCGGCCTTGGCGGCCAGCGGCACGCCCGCGTTGAAGTGGTTGACGAGGAGGTGCTTTCCccgctccagctcctccacGATGATCTCCACCTCCCGCTCCGAGAAGTTCATCTTCCGCTTCTTGGCTGGGGGCGCCGGCGGCGACGCCATGgccatgggggggggggggggggcaccgGGAACGGGGCAcggggtcacacctggggggccTGGGAGACGCTGGGCAGGGCCAAGGGGCGGCAgggcccccccacccccgggACCGGGGACAACAGGGGGGCCCCGAGGCCCCTCAGGGCCCGAAGGGCTCGGTCCCCCCCCGTTCCCCCCTTGGCACCGCCAACGATACGCAAATTGCGTACGGCGCCCGCCCGGCAGCCCCGCGCAACAGCCCCCACCCTGCGGCACTGGCGTAATGGCTTCCAGAATCGGCCCCTCTTCCTGCCACGCCTGATTGGCCCTCCCGGCTGCCCGTCACATGACTTTCCCGCCTCCCGCCTGCAGTGCCGCATTATTATTGGCCAAGAGCCCTGTCCATCACGCAGCCAAGAggcagccccgccccgccgctgGTCTCAGGGCACTGGGCCTGCGTGGGGCCGGTGAGGGGTTGGGCCTGCTCGTGGATTTTCCCCGCTCTAATCCCATTGGGTACTTCTCCTGTCCATCAACCCAGAGCGCGCACTGGTTTCCAACCTACCGGATGCGCACGACATTCGTCAATCTCAAACTGACTCCCGGCTCTCGCTCTGATTGGAGATGTTCGCTTTATCACCGCCTTCCCAAGGGGTTCAGCCAATTGCGGTTTGGTCCGTGCgcctgcccccagcccctgtgctcCGCGCCGAAACCCCGCGGCGCTTCCTTCCGATTGGTGGAGGCGAGGGCGTCCTCGGTGACGTCACGACCCGTAAATTCGCGTGGGCGCAGCGGGGCGTGGCCCGGGGCGTGTCTCCCGCTGTGATTGGCCAGCCGGGGGCGTCacgtggcggcggcggcgcgtGGCGCGAAGGCGGAAGCGGCGCCATTTGCCGGTGCCGCGGGCGTGAGGGGCGGGTGGGGGTTTGTGCCGGCGTAGCCATGCCGGGGGCGCGGCGCTCGCTCGCCTCCCCCGTGGTGAGCGGCGTGCTCTGCCCATGCGGCTCCCCGCACGGATCAGCGGTGGAGAGCGGCGGTAGCGGCGGGGGGAGCGCAGGGTCCTGCGGGCGGTCGCTGTGCGAGGCCTCCGAGCAGGACCGGCGTCTCCGCACCCTGTTCCAGAAGCTCGACGTGAACCGCGACGGCGCGCTCTGCATCCACGACCTGGCCGTGGGGCTGGGCCGCCTCGGGCTGCACCGCACCGAGCTGGATCTGCGGGTgagcggcggcgggcggtggGATGTGGCCCGGCGCGGCTAAGCGGTCCCGCGTTCCGGGGGTGAGGGAGGCTTTGGCCGCTCCCCTCGTCCCGTATCCACTGCGGAGCCGTCTCCGTGCTCGTCTCGCGAGCAGGACGTGGACTCTGGAGACCTTCCAGATGTGTCTGGCCGGGGCAGCGGTGGCACCTGCGCATTCTAGCACCATTGCAGAACCTGCGTCCCTTTAGCGTCCTGATCCCCGAGTGAGAGCGGGGCTGTGTGATGCGACACGGCCGCTCCGCTCCCCAAGGGTCCTGGCCTCAAAGCCCCCCTGCCGGCTTGCACACTAGACCCGGAGGAATCGGCTTGCTTGCCACCTGTAGGCATGGACGGTATTAACTGCCCGTAATTAATAAGAATAAAACCGTAGTATTTCGGCAGGAAAAACCATAAAGGAAATCGCCTTTCTCCAGGACTTAGGACAACTTGCATTTTGACTTACACTGGTGAAAGGTCCTTTGGAAGCGATTCTGTAGTCAAGAGTATTGTGCAGGTTTCATTCTATCACCGTTTTCCTCATATGAGTCTGGCACCGTGTTGCTACTCATGTTTGCCCAGGATGGCTTATGCCAGACTCGTTTATTTTAAGGGTTTGGAAATACCTTAGAATGTAGGGAGGCTACTGTACTGTACAGTTTGCACATGGAGTACATAAAACATGCAGCACTGGCTTTCTCTTTCAGTATTGGGAGCCTTTTGTGCTCACACCGCTGTGTGTGATGCTGTACACTGAGGGTTCCAAGGTTCAAAGTGATGCTGCTGTATTTAACTGTGATTAGTGTAATTTACATGTCTATGATGAATGGGCTTGTCCTCAGTGCTGCACAGTTTGTCCCTGCCTAGTCGCTTGTATTTTATGTGCGGGGCCATGAAAAAGCTGAGTATCATGTGAAGATAGGAGATAAACACATGGGCGCAGCCAGGGATGCGCCACCACAGAGTGCCTGAGTCCcgcaggaaggaagaagagttTAAGAATAACTTCTGACTCACTGAAAAGATATTTAATTCAAGTGACAGTTTGTATTCTCTCCCTGTTCTGGGAGTGGTGCCCCAGTTTGAGTGCTTTACTTGCACAGTCCTTTCCAGGGTTTCTAGTTCCTTTCTAACTTTGAATCTCCAGCATCTTAACTTCTAACATTTCTTTTTGGTCAGCATCTTCCTTGTTGGTGTAAAATACAAGAATTCCTTGTCAGTGTGATCTTGTGAGTAGTTTGGTTGTGCTGTTTCTCAGAAATAACATGAGTGCCATGGGGGTTTTCTGCTGGGTGTGTTTGGGTACCTAAAACTGATTGTACCACAAGTCACCTGTGCATGCCTGTGACACTGACCTGCTGCCACTTGTGGGGCCCAATCCTTGACCTCTGGCAAAAGACCCTCATAACCCAGAATGTTCTGTGCTTATGCCTGCATGCCTGCCTCGGTTTgcattcccttctctttctgtgcATGTAATTCAATCCAGCCTAACAGTCTCCAGCCCAGGAAGAAGCACCTTAAAACAAACTGCGTTTTTACTTCCCAGCACAGAGTTTCTTTGCTTGGCGCGCTGCGGGAGCGGCACAGAGGAACCGTTCTGCGGGAACTGGAACTCGCTGCCGGAGGGAAGTGCTGGCTGGATGCTGCTTAACAATCCTGTCTTTCTGCTGAAGCCCTTGTCTGTCAGTATTGTTCCTCAGCCCTTtgcttcctctgcctcctcttccaCATCAATAGTGTGAGGGGGGTGAAACCCTGGcacgggttgcccagagaagctgtggctgccccgtccctggaaggccaggctggaaggggcactgagcaacctgatttagtggaaggtgtccctgcctatggcagggggttggaactgggtgctctttaaggtcctttccaacccaaaccattctggagTTTGCAAAGCATTGTTAGTATGGTAGAGCATCCCCTTCAGCCGGATAAAAACCATTCAGAGTGAGGATGCAGGGTTCAAAACTCTCAAGTTCCAGTTAAAAATGTGGGAACAGCCCTCAGCTGGCTAGCAAACTTCCATGTTGTGCATTTTTTAGGGAAATCAAATAAACTTCCTGTTTCCCAGGCAGTTCTATTAATAAGTCAGTCTTTTTTCTGCTCCCTCCTTAGCTAATTATGGCACCTCAACGCTTAACTAATGTGAGGTCACGCTCGCGAAAAGTGCTTAAGTGTCAAGATGAAAAACCTTTCTGATTTATTGGGCATGGTGTTTGGAGACCAATTTAGGTATAAATCACATGGATTGCTTGTGATTAGTAAATTACTTGGTGCCTCTGGtgcactttatttttccttccatgcaGCAGTACATTTGATATGGGAGTTGCCTTCCAGCGTTTGGGAGCAGATGGAGCATTGGGCTCGTAAAGTGAGGTTATCGCCAATCTTAGCTGCGTCAGTAGGCTAAAAGTCCTTGTGGTAACAATAACTTTTGGGCTgaacttgaaaagaaaatgagcaatATTTTGGCTCCTTCAATGCTTGAGAGTTCTTGCTGAGATAAAATCCTTTGTGGCATTCTTGGAAAATTGCTGCCCTCTCTTTTAGACGTCGCCTTCTGTGGTGGGGGAGAGAAGGCTTGTACTCAGATGTCCCTTGAGGTGGAATTTGTTTATGTAAATgatgcttgctttttttttttttaacccataCTGTAATCTTTAAACCAACGGACAAATACAGGGTGCCAAACCAGTGAGCCTTGTAACGAAATGCTTGTTTGCACTGGTCAGCATGAAGCAATCCACATACTTCACTCTGTTTAGGCAGTAAAGTGATAACCatatgaagaatttttaaaatgccttttttttttctactgtgtGAAGGGATAGTCTTTTACTGCTAAATTTCATCTACCTCTGGAATGGTCAATGTCCTGTTACTGTTGCTTTCTGACTTTATATAGACCTATGGAACTGGAAATATGCACTTAATGGAAATACGGTGAATCAGAACTGTTTCCTACTTTGTATCTGGAGATGTCCTATTGCTGAAAGAATGTGTGATGGTaatatttgtgtgtttgctAATACAACTGTTTTCCTACTGATCCTGATTAACTGCAGGGCTGGAGTGCCATTCCAAAacctcatctctgctgctgaagttcCAGACAGTCTGAACTGGTGGGATTAATCCCAGCTGCCTAGAGACAGACTGAAGTGGTGAACTTTGTCTGCAGCTGCCTCTTCTGTAGTGGTGCTGAGCATCTTCTGCTGGACTAGTTCACtttaagaaacagagaaaacataacctttttctcttttcagtcc from Corvus moneduloides isolate bCorMon1 chromosome 21, bCorMon1.pri, whole genome shotgun sequence includes these protein-coding regions:
- the NAIF1 gene encoding nuclear apoptosis-inducing factor 1 isoform X2, with the protein product MAMASPPAPPAKKRKMNFSEREVEIIVEELERGKHLLVNHFNAGVPLAAKAAAWHDILRRVNAVATCHRELPEVKKKWSDLKTEVRRKVAQVRAAMEGGGENQNGGGNGPEGEDPAGAAAAPVILTPMQQRICNLLGEATIISLPSGDCGAGDGSEIPITASATTVTLTQIPAETTYHSLEDGVVEYCTTEAPTTVTTEAPLEMMAHQHEVSAKPQELKSRIALNSAKLLQEQRVTNLHVKEIAQHLEQQNDLLQMIRRSQEVQACAQERQAQAMEGTQAALSALIQVLRPMIKDFRRFLQSNTPSPSVTTDPGQTGQQDDL
- the NAIF1 gene encoding nuclear apoptosis-inducing factor 1 isoform X1, yielding MAMASPPAPPAKKRKMNFSEREVEIIVEELERGKHLLVNHFNAGVPLAAKAAAWHDILRRVNAVATCHRELPEVKKKWSDLKTEVRRKVAQVRAAMEGGGENQNGGGNGPEGEDPAGAAAAPVILTPMQQRICNLLGEATIISLPSGDCGAGDGSEIPITASATTVTLTQIPAETTYHSLEDGVVEYCTTEAPTTVTTEAPLEMMAHQHEVSAKPQELKSRIALNSAKLLQEQRVTNLHVKEIAQHLEQQNDLLQMIRRSQEVQACAQERQAQAMEGTQAALSALIQVLRPMIKDFRRFLQSNTPSPSVTTDPGQTGQQDGMIQ